One window from the genome of Hydra vulgaris chromosome 02, alternate assembly HydraT2T_AEP encodes:
- the LOC136076645 gene encoding zinc finger MYM-type protein 5-like: MDRGKRQRLSGSQYKKIRLQREANSAKQKNALLHFLSRSSSEKALAPIVASTSNQNEVEIEIESGGEIEYADSVSVNEYRNSGNDITAKEPENVDEVEFISNLSEVVVQNVDDIGQNENNEDQSGEDPKTNKDLPLNFNDPAKWPIIDGKFKALLMKYGPIQKLPSLFPEDEQGRKFSSFHFYRRMSNGDKIKRTWLVYSITKDTVFCFCCKIFSPNKFSLSSHDGCRD, translated from the coding sequence ATGGACCGTGGTAAGAGACAGCGCTTGTCTGGGTCACAATACAAGAAAATTAGGCTTCAACGTGAAGCAAATTCTGCCAAACAGAAGAATGCTTTGTTGCACTTTTTGAGCAGGTCATCAAGCGAAAAAGCACTGGCACCTATAGTAGCTTCAACTTCAAACCAAAATGAAGTTGAAATTGAAATCGAAAGCGGTGGAGAAATAGAATATGCGGATAGTGTTAGTGTTAATGAATATAGAAATTCTGGAAATGATATAACTGCTAAAGAACCAGAAAATGTAGATGAAGTGGAATTTATCTCCAATTTAAGTGAAGTTGTTGTACAGAACGTCGATGATATAGGacaaaatgaaaacaatgaagATCAAAGTGGTGAAGACCCCAAAACCAATAAAGATTTGCCTCTTAATTTTAATGATCCGGCAAAATGGCCTATAATAGATGGTAAATTTAAAGCATTGCTGATGAAGTATGGTCCAATTCAAAAATTGCCGTCTTTATTTCCCGAAGATGAACAAGGTAGAAAATTTTCAAGCTTTCATTTTTATCGCCGAATGTCTAATGGCGATAAAATTAAACGCACTTGGTTGGTGTACTCCATTACGAAAGACACTGTATTTTGCTTTTGCTGTAAGATATTTAGTCCGAATAAATTCTCCCTGTCATCGCATGACGGCTGCCGagattag